The DNA window CAGCCAAATTCAAGGAGCGGCGACGCGTGACACGCCCCCAGACCCCCTTGCTGGACACGGTATCCAGCCCCGCCGAGCTCAAGCGTTTCTCCGATCAGGAGCTGCGTCAGCTGGCCGACGAACTGCGCACCGAGACCATTTCGGCCGTGTCGGAAACCGGTGGGCATCTGGGCGCGGGCCTCGGTGTGATCGAATTGACCGTCGCGCTGCACCACGTTTTCGACGCGCCGCGGGACAAGATCATCTGGGACGTGAGCCACCAGTGCTATCCGCACAAGATCCTGACCGGTCGCCGTGACCGTATCCGCACCATACGGCAGGAGGGGGGCCTCAGCGGCTTTACCAAGCGCTCTGAAAGCCCCTATGACCCGTTCGGCGCCGCCCACAGCTCTACCTCGATCTCCGCCGCCCTCGGCTTTGCCGCGGCGCGCGACCTTGGCGGCGCAAGTGATACCGGCCATGGCGATGCCATCGCGGTGATCGGCGACGGGGCGATGTCTGCGGGCATGGCCTTTGAGGCGATGAACCACGCGGGCCACCTCAACAAGCGCCTGATCGTGATTCTGAACGACAATGAGATGTCCATCGCACCCCCCGTGGGAGCGCTGTCATCCTATCTGTCGCGCCTCTATGCGGGCGAGCCGTTCCAGGAGTTCAAGGCCGCCGCAAAAGGCGCGGTATCGCTGCTGCCCGAGCCGTTCCAGATGGGCGCGAAGCGGGCCAAGGAGGTGCTCAAGGGCATGGCCGTGGGCGGGACGCTGTTCGAACAACTGGGGTTCAGCTATCTCGGTCCGATCGACGGGCATGACATGGACCAGTTGCTGCCGGTGTTGCGCACGGTCAAGGCGCGGGCGCACGGTCCGATCCTGATCCACATGATCACCAAGAAGGGCAAGGGCTATGCCCCCGCCGAAGGCCGGCGCGACGGGGGACACGCGACCGCGAAATTCGACGTGGTCACGGGCGAGCAGAAGAAATCGCCCTCGAACGCGCCCAGCTATACCAAGGTCTTTGCCGAGGCGCTGCTGAAGCACGCCGCCGAGGATGACCGAATTTGCGGCGTTACCGCCGCCATGCCGGACGGTACCGGGCTGGACCTGCTTGAAAAACGCTACCCGTCGCGCTGCTTCGACGTCGGCATCGCCGAGCAGCACGCCGTCACCTTCTCTGCCGGGCTTGCAGCGGGTGGCATGCGGCCCTTCTGCGCGATCTATTCCACTTTCCTGCAACGCGGGTTCGACCAGGTCGTGCACGATGTCGCCATCCAACGCCTTCCGGTGCGCTTCGCGATTGACCGCGCGGGGCTGGTAGGGGCCGACGGCGCCACCCATGCGGGCAGCTTCGACGTGGCCTATCTTTCGAACCTGCCGGGCTTTACTGTCATGGCCGCCGCCGACGAGGCCGAGCTGGTGCACATGGTTGCGACCGCCGCCGCGCATGATAGCGGGCCTATCGCGTTCCGTTATCCCCGTGGTGAGGGCGAGGGCATCACGATGCCTGAACGTGGCGAGGTGCTGGAGATCGGCAAGGGCCGCATGATCCGCGAAGGCTCTCGCGTGGCGATCCTGTCCTTCGGCACCCGCCTTGGCGAGGTGATGAAGGCCTGCGAGGGGCTGGGCGCGCGGGGTATCACGCCGACCGTGGCCGATGCACGATTCTCAAAGCCTCTGGACACCGACCTGATCGACCGGCTGGCCGCCGAGCACGAAGCGCTGATCACCATCGAGGAGGGCGCCATCGGTGGGTTTGGCAGCCACGTGGCGCACCACCTGGCCGAGCAGGGTGCTTTCGACGAAGGCTTGCGCTTTCGCTCTATGGTCTTGCCGGATGTCTTTATCGACCAGGCAAGCCCCGCGGCCATGTATGCGGTGGCCGGGCTGGATGCGGCGCAGATCGAGGCGAAGGTGCTGGATGTGCTGGGGGTCGGGCAGATCGCGGGGAAACGGGCCTGAACGGCCTGACCGCAATCGACATGTCCGTTTGAGGCCCGCCAAAGCGGGCGCCAGTCATTTGTCTTCTTTGTACTTGAGGGAAATGCCTTGCTCTAGCCCCGACGCCAGATTGTCGACGCCACTCTGGGCGGATTGCAGCGCGCCCAGGCAAAGCCAGGTGATGGCCGCGGCCATCACGACCCAGTCCACGGTCACGGCGCCGTCTTCTTCGGCAATGAATTTCTGAAATGCGGAAAACATGGCAGTGTCTTTCCTAGTTGGTTGCGGGGCCGGCGCCCTTGGCGTTGCCGGCGGAAATTAAGCTTCAGGGGTCAACACCCTCGACCGTCTTGGATTCGACCGATGTCTTGATCGAGTCGGCCAGACCAAAGGTTCCATCCCGGGCCGTGCCGACCGTCAGGCATCCAAGGCAGATCAGGCTGAATCCCAGAACGATCCAGTCAACGCTCACCACGCCGGTGTCGTCGGTCAGAAAGTTTCTCAGGTGGTCCAGCATTCGTCTTCGGGCCCTTGGTCTTGTCTCGGTCTTTCGGTGTTGCCGCGTTTCGAAAGCAGCTTCGGCACGCATTAACGAGGGTGAAGGTGGGTCTGAAATAGGGCGGAAATGTGGCAAATGGGGCAAAAGCGGGACGTTAACCTTTTTCGAGGCCGGATTTATGCCTCGATCTGCAATGTAAAGAATTCAATGAAGGCGTATTTCTAAAACCGTTGAATGGAACGAAACAGTCAGACCGGGTCGGACAACGAAAATGCCCTTTGATTGCCGCATTGCACGAATCAATTTTAACAAATTTTGCGTTGTCCGCGGATATGCTCTATCGGCACGACCAGGCTTACCGCCTTTTTAAAAAAGCCCTTGCGCCGAACGACGCTGTGAAGCACCGCGACGCAAACGCCGAAAATGAGCAGAAATCTGACCACCCGCGCCTCATTTTGACCCAGTTTCGAAGCGCAGCATTCACCGAAGACCTCAAGGGAGGGCGCCAGCCGGCAGGAACTGCGCCCTCTAGGCATTGCAGGTCGATCATGGCAACTTGAACGCGATATCATTTTGGGATTTGAAGCATGTCCAGATATTTCGTCGCCCTTCTTGCCATTGTGACCATGACCTTGGCGGCTCCCTCTGCCGCACAAGAGACACCCGAGTCGATCTTTCGAGACTATGACCACATGCGCAGCATCATGGATGACGGCATGATGAACCAGAAGATCGTCATGGTGATGCGCGCCTTCGGTGCGTCGGACGAAATGACCGCCGAAGAATTACAAAGCTTGGAGGCACGGGTGAAAGCGCTCTTTCCCAAGCCGCTGGATTCGGTCGAAGTCATGAAATCCGAAAAGCTGGGCGATCATTGGACGCGCGAGATGTACGTCTACTATAGCGGGATCGATTATATCTACGCGTTCGTACTGTTTCACACGCGGCCAGAAGCCTTGGTCGCCGTCAACTTCAAGTTTAACACAGATCCCATTGTTTTGCTGAAGGAATTCTGAGGCGCCGCGGTAGAGCGGTACACTCAAGACGCGTGCTAGACCGACAGCCGTGCCGCCTGACTGCCACGCTCACGGTAGGGCGTTGTATTGTAAT is part of the Roseovarius sp. THAF9 genome and encodes:
- a CDS encoding Flp family type IVb pilin; the protein is MFSAFQKFIAEEDGAVTVDWVVMAAAITWLCLGALQSAQSGVDNLASGLEQGISLKYKEDK
- the dxs gene encoding 1-deoxy-D-xylulose-5-phosphate synthase — translated: MTRPQTPLLDTVSSPAELKRFSDQELRQLADELRTETISAVSETGGHLGAGLGVIELTVALHHVFDAPRDKIIWDVSHQCYPHKILTGRRDRIRTIRQEGGLSGFTKRSESPYDPFGAAHSSTSISAALGFAAARDLGGASDTGHGDAIAVIGDGAMSAGMAFEAMNHAGHLNKRLIVILNDNEMSIAPPVGALSSYLSRLYAGEPFQEFKAAAKGAVSLLPEPFQMGAKRAKEVLKGMAVGGTLFEQLGFSYLGPIDGHDMDQLLPVLRTVKARAHGPILIHMITKKGKGYAPAEGRRDGGHATAKFDVVTGEQKKSPSNAPSYTKVFAEALLKHAAEDDRICGVTAAMPDGTGLDLLEKRYPSRCFDVGIAEQHAVTFSAGLAAGGMRPFCAIYSTFLQRGFDQVVHDVAIQRLPVRFAIDRAGLVGADGATHAGSFDVAYLSNLPGFTVMAAADEAELVHMVATAAAHDSGPIAFRYPRGEGEGITMPERGEVLEIGKGRMIREGSRVAILSFGTRLGEVMKACEGLGARGITPTVADARFSKPLDTDLIDRLAAEHEALITIEEGAIGGFGSHVAHHLAEQGAFDEGLRFRSMVLPDVFIDQASPAAMYAVAGLDAAQIEAKVLDVLGVGQIAGKRA